Proteins from one Sulfurospirillum tamanense genomic window:
- a CDS encoding ABC transporter ATP-binding protein, protein MLVLKSLKKSYNQGAQKIEIFENLNFHVEKGERVAIMGKSGSGKSTLLSLISGIIKPDSGDITLNAVSYKTLQESQLNDFRATHIGFVFQNFHLVSYLNALENVMLPAKVCAIPNPKEKAIALLESVGLAHRLAHLPSELSGGEKQRVAIARALIHNPKIILADEPSGNLDEETGNAVMDMLFELIKTNGTTLILVTHSKDIAKRCEKTYELSQGNLT, encoded by the coding sequence GTGCTAGTATTAAAATCATTAAAAAAATCATACAATCAAGGTGCGCAGAAAATTGAGATATTTGAAAATCTAAATTTTCACGTCGAAAAAGGCGAAAGAGTCGCCATCATGGGCAAATCAGGCAGTGGCAAATCAACCTTGCTCTCGCTTATCTCTGGAATCATAAAGCCAGACAGCGGCGACATCACCCTCAATGCCGTCTCTTACAAAACCTTACAGGAGAGCCAACTGAATGATTTTAGAGCCACCCACATAGGCTTTGTCTTTCAAAATTTTCATTTGGTTTCGTACCTAAACGCCCTTGAAAACGTGATGCTTCCTGCAAAAGTCTGCGCCATCCCCAACCCCAAAGAAAAAGCCATAGCGCTTTTAGAAAGCGTAGGGTTAGCCCACAGACTAGCACACCTTCCCTCTGAGCTTAGCGGGGGCGAAAAGCAACGTGTTGCCATAGCGCGCGCCCTTATCCATAACCCCAAAATAATTTTAGCGGATGAACCCAGTGGCAACTTGGATGAAGAGACTGGCAATGCCGTTATGGACATGCTTTTTGAGCTTATAAAAACCAACGGTACTACTTTGATTCTTGTGACCCACTCAAAAGATATCGCCAAGCGTTGTGAAAAAACCTACGAATTGTCACAAGGAAACTTAACGTAA
- a CDS encoding arylesterase: MKKILLALFLLTLHFAKADTILFLGDSLTEGLGVSKEEAFPSLVASLIQSELNKNVTVINGGVSGSTTSDGLARLQWYLKKNPSIVFIALGANDGLRGLNLEQSQKNLEEIINHAQEKQAKVLLAGMLMPPNYGPQYTERFKAMYQELAEKYALKSMPFLLEGVAGKKEFNQEDGIHPNAKGHEYIAKSVFEFIKEAL, from the coding sequence ATGAAAAAAATTTTACTTGCCCTATTTTTACTTACCCTGCACTTTGCCAAGGCCGATACGATTCTTTTTTTAGGAGACTCGTTGACCGAGGGGCTTGGTGTCAGTAAAGAGGAAGCCTTTCCAAGTCTGGTTGCGTCTTTAATCCAAAGCGAACTTAATAAAAATGTTACCGTTATCAATGGCGGCGTCAGCGGCTCTACCACAAGCGATGGGCTTGCTAGGCTTCAGTGGTATTTGAAAAAGAACCCCTCGATAGTCTTCATCGCACTTGGCGCCAACGATGGGTTAAGGGGGCTAAACCTTGAACAAAGTCAAAAAAACCTTGAAGAAATCATCAATCACGCACAAGAAAAACAAGCAAAAGTTTTACTAGCAGGAATGTTAATGCCGCCCAATTATGGCCCCCAGTACACCGAGCGCTTTAAGGCAATGTACCAAGAACTCGCAGAAAAATACGCCCTAAAAAGCATGCCTTTTTTACTAGAAGGGGTTGCTGGCAAAAAAGAGTTTAACCAAGAAGATGGCATCCATCCTAACGCAAAAGGCCATGAATACATCGCAAAGAGCGTTTTTGAATTTATAAAGGAAGCGTTGTAG